A window of Rhododendron vialii isolate Sample 1 chromosome 11a, ASM3025357v1 contains these coding sequences:
- the LOC131307583 gene encoding uncharacterized protein LOC131307583, which translates to MLMVGMRHLLKDCAKGRVLQTRPAPATASPAAAQVQPRRSARTRPRGTTSPPVPASTRGRGAGRAPRAAAGAGRFKVLPREASQRRLARVEPEESEEEIEEGTEESSESRVLGTSDSSIASGPSDDDGDDEPESFESEGPRQKRIRRV; encoded by the exons ATGCTAATGGTGGGGATGCGCCACCTCTTGAAGGACTGCGCTAAGGGGAGAGTCCTTCAGACGAGACCTGCTCCTGCGACTGCTTCTCCTGCTGCCGCTCAG GTGCAGCCACGACGTTCGGCTAGGACGCGTCCACGGGGTACCACGAGCCCTCCCGTTCCTGCCAGCACACGAGGTCGGGGTGCAGGACGTGCACCACGGGCTGCTGCAGGTGCGGGACGGTTCAAGGTTTTACCTCGGGAGGCGTCTCAGCGGAGACTAGCTCGCGTGGAGCCGGAGGAGTCGGAGGAGGAGATAGAGGAGGGGACAGAGGAGTCTTCCGAGTCACGTGTCTTAGGGACGTCGGACTCGAGTATTGCTTCTGGCCCTTCTGACGACGATGGTGACGACGAGCCCGAGAGTTTTGAGTCCGAGGGACCGCGACAGAAGAGGATCCGACGGGTCTGA